In Candidatus Mycalebacterium zealandia, one DNA window encodes the following:
- the ruvA gene encoding Holliday junction branch migration protein RuvA, translating to MLAKEAFHAQVISLLKGKVVKKSPELTVIETAGVGYGVVVSARTLGDLPSGGNGEATLIIHTHLSVNSREGALELFGFSEPYEAEMFKKLLGISGIGPRAALKILASISAEEIAEAVVKGNLDKKKIPGLGTKRAATIMNELKDKVSSPATSPTASADREAVENIVSALKNYGFRSSEIDAAMKEIEKIAKSTERIEDAVKLALGVMKK from the coding sequence ATCCTCGCGAAGGAGGCGTTTCACGCTCAGGTGATTTCCCTGCTGAAAGGAAAGGTTGTTAAAAAATCACCTGAATTGACCGTGATTGAGACTGCGGGCGTGGGCTATGGTGTTGTCGTGAGCGCGCGCACACTCGGCGATTTGCCCTCCGGCGGCAACGGCGAAGCAACCCTCATCATACACACCCACCTTTCGGTCAATTCACGGGAGGGCGCGCTTGAACTGTTCGGATTTTCCGAGCCTTACGAGGCGGAGATGTTCAAAAAATTGCTCGGAATATCGGGCATCGGTCCGCGTGCGGCGCTTAAAATCCTTGCATCCATATCCGCAGAAGAAATAGCAGAAGCCGTTGTGAAGGGGAATTTGGATAAAAAGAAAATTCCCGGGCTCGGCACGAAAAGAGCGGCAACCATTATGAACGAACTCAAAGACAAAGTTTCCTCTCCCGCGACCTCTCCAACCGCAAGCGCGGACAGAGAAGCGGTTGAGAACATAGTGTCCGCTCTGAAAAACTACGGATTCAGATCTTCCGAAATTGACGCCGCAATGAAAGAGATTGAAAAAATCGCGAAATCCACGGAGCGTATAGAAGACGCGGTTAAACTCGCGCTCGGCGTTATGAAAAAATAG
- the ruvB gene encoding Holliday junction branch migration DNA helicase RuvB, translating into MVSDEKLRPERLRDFLGQEKTKEKVDIFITAAKKRNAAADHVLFCGPPGLGKTTLARIVAGELGAKLHQTSGPVLERTGDLAAILTGLEEKDVLFIDEIHRTNRVVEEYLYSAMEDFSIDLLVGEGPSARSMKINLEKFTLIGATTRTGLITSPLYSRFGMELRLEHYEQSEIELIVKRSAKIMEVEITDGAASHISQRSRGTPRVANRLLRRVRDYVEVKADGKIDETLALECLDMLEIDNFGLEGMDRAILETIILRFGGGPVGIETIAASVSEDKETIEQVYEPFLIRKGLIEKTPKGRKAALLAYSHLGLENPDKNRTLL; encoded by the coding sequence ATGGTGAGCGATGAAAAACTCCGTCCCGAACGCTTGAGAGATTTTCTGGGACAGGAAAAAACCAAAGAAAAAGTGGACATTTTCATCACGGCGGCGAAAAAAAGAAACGCCGCCGCCGACCATGTTCTGTTTTGCGGGCCTCCGGGGCTCGGCAAAACGACCCTTGCCCGCATAGTCGCCGGTGAGTTGGGCGCAAAACTGCATCAGACTTCCGGGCCCGTGCTTGAAAGAACGGGCGACCTCGCCGCGATTTTGACAGGGCTTGAAGAAAAGGATGTTCTGTTCATAGACGAAATACACAGAACAAACAGAGTTGTTGAGGAGTATCTGTATTCGGCGATGGAGGATTTCAGCATAGACCTGCTGGTTGGAGAGGGGCCTTCGGCGCGGTCAATGAAAATCAATCTGGAAAAATTCACCCTTATCGGCGCGACCACGCGCACAGGACTTATAACTTCGCCTCTTTATTCGCGCTTCGGAATGGAATTGCGCCTTGAACACTACGAACAAAGCGAAATTGAGTTGATAGTCAAACGCTCGGCAAAAATAATGGAAGTGGAAATAACAGACGGTGCCGCCTCGCACATCTCACAAAGGTCGCGCGGAACCCCGCGCGTGGCAAACCGCCTTCTGCGCAGAGTCAGAGACTATGTGGAGGTTAAAGCGGACGGAAAAATTGATGAAACCCTCGCGCTTGAATGCCTTGATATGCTTGAAATTGACAACTTCGGACTTGAGGGAATGGACAGGGCAATCCTTGAAACCATTATACTGAGATTCGGCGGAGGACCCGTCGGGATTGAAACCATCGCCGCATCCGTAAGTGAAGACAAAGAAACAATTGAACAGGTCTATGAGCCGTTTTTAATCCGCAAAGGACTTATTGAGAAAACCCCCAAGGGCAGAAAAGCCGCCCTGCTCGCGTATTCACATCTGGGGCTGGAGAATCCGGACAAAAACCGAACCCTGCTCTAA
- a CDS encoding arginine--tRNA ligase — protein MKEDIKERVLDATKAVCPDVSSGVEFEIETPKQKEFGDFSTNAAMALAKIAGEPPRDLAAKLASFLAVNNADIFEKVEVAGPGFVNFFIKPVAIVSKLPGILKAAERFGTGERNGKSVLIEFVSANPTGPLHFGHARNAVVGDVLANLLEFAGWKVFREFYINDAGRQMEMLGESVRANLLGLLGKEAEIPEDGYKGEYIAEIAREIFDGSDAGKVKTDADFCAERAYEKLLDAIKKDLQFIGVEFDNWVSEKELLHSKTGGKNMLDGAMEKLRAVNAVKDEDGAQWFKATEYGDSQDWVLIKKDGLPTYFLADIAYHSEKFSRGCDKLINIWGADHHSHVARIKSAIGASGLDNSALEVLLIQFVRLVRDGKEESMGKRTGSYVTLREVSERVGADVTRFFLLMRAVESHLDFDLELACKNSNENPVYYVQYAHARIESIRRNAAEAKVSANGGQAALLVLEPEIEIAKLLLAFPDVVRDSARTLAPHKIAFYLQGIAASFHSYYNANRVITDDEELSSARLFLCECVRIVIRNGLGILGVSAPERM, from the coding sequence ATGAAGGAAGATATAAAAGAGCGGGTTTTGGACGCGACTAAAGCCGTCTGCCCGGATGTGTCTTCGGGCGTGGAGTTTGAGATTGAAACCCCTAAACAAAAGGAGTTCGGTGATTTTTCAACAAACGCCGCGATGGCGCTCGCAAAAATCGCCGGAGAGCCCCCGCGCGACCTTGCGGCAAAGTTGGCGTCATTTCTCGCGGTGAACAATGCAGACATTTTTGAAAAGGTTGAAGTCGCGGGACCGGGATTTGTCAATTTTTTTATAAAGCCCGTAGCGATTGTGTCCAAACTGCCCGGAATACTGAAAGCGGCGGAGCGTTTTGGCACGGGGGAACGGAACGGAAAAAGCGTGCTGATTGAGTTTGTGAGCGCTAACCCGACCGGACCTCTTCATTTCGGGCACGCACGCAACGCGGTTGTGGGAGACGTGCTGGCAAATCTGCTTGAATTCGCGGGCTGGAAGGTCTTCAGAGAGTTTTACATTAATGACGCGGGCAGACAGATGGAGATGCTCGGCGAATCCGTCAGGGCGAATTTGCTGGGGTTATTAGGAAAAGAAGCGGAAATTCCCGAAGACGGCTACAAAGGGGAATACATAGCCGAAATCGCCCGCGAAATCTTTGATGGCTCCGATGCCGGAAAAGTGAAAACGGATGCTGATTTTTGCGCGGAGCGTGCTTATGAAAAACTGCTCGATGCGATAAAAAAGGATCTTCAATTCATAGGTGTGGAGTTTGACAACTGGGTTAGCGAAAAGGAGTTGCTTCACTCAAAAACCGGCGGCAAGAACATGCTTGACGGCGCGATGGAGAAACTGCGCGCGGTGAACGCGGTTAAAGACGAGGACGGGGCGCAGTGGTTCAAAGCAACCGAATACGGCGATTCTCAGGACTGGGTTCTGATAAAAAAAGACGGCTTGCCAACTTATTTTCTTGCGGACATTGCATACCACTCTGAAAAGTTTTCGCGCGGTTGCGACAAACTCATAAACATCTGGGGGGCTGACCACCACAGCCATGTGGCGAGAATAAAATCCGCAATCGGGGCATCGGGGCTGGACAATTCCGCTCTTGAGGTTCTGCTCATCCAGTTTGTTCGTCTTGTGCGTGACGGCAAAGAGGAATCAATGGGCAAACGCACGGGCAGTTACGTTACTTTGCGCGAAGTGTCCGAAAGGGTGGGAGCCGATGTAACGAGGTTTTTTCTTTTAATGAGAGCGGTGGAAAGCCATCTGGATTTTGACCTTGAACTCGCCTGTAAAAACTCAAACGAAAATCCGGTTTATTACGTCCAATACGCCCACGCGCGGATAGAAAGCATCAGACGCAACGCCGCTGAAGCGAAGGTGAGCGCGAACGGTGGGCAAGCTGCCCTGCTTGTTCTTGAGCCGGAAATTGAAATTGCCAAACTGTTGCTGGCTTTTCCCGATGTCGTGCGCGACAGCGCCCGCACCCTTGCGCCGCATAAAATCGCTTTTTATCTTCAAGGTATCGCCGCATCTTTTCACTCCTATTACAACGCCAACAGGGTTATCACGGACGATGAAGAATTGTCTTCCGCCCGACTTTTTCTGTGCGAATGTGTAAGAATAGTTATCAGAAATGGATTGGGTATTCTTGGCGTGTCGGCGCCGGAGAGAATGTAA